Proteins from one Nomia melanderi isolate GNS246 chromosome 3, iyNomMela1, whole genome shotgun sequence genomic window:
- the LOC116434048 gene encoding zinc finger protein 711-like, producing the protein MFDVGKSSRKDHRVQRVNRATLQVEQYPPTSVFKHTCATCGKTYKHKHHLKRHHDFECGIDPKFKCAFCPHRTRYKDSLMKHILARHQHLLDQNAQYGPQQVLDVHGEVQATMFPSYHDFTQNL; encoded by the exons ATGTTTGACGTTGGTAAATCGTCTAGAAAAGATcaccgagtacaaagggttaatcgtgcGACTCTTCAAG TGGAGCAGTACCCGCCCACCTCGGTGTTCAAACATACCTGCGCTACCTGTGGGAAAACATACAAGCATAAACACCACCTGAAGAGGCACCACGACTTCGAATGTGGAATCGACCCAAAGTTTAAGTGCGCGTTCTGCCCACATCGGACCAGGTACAAGGACAGTCTGATGAAGCATATCCTGGCCAGGCATCAGCATCTCCTCGACCAGAACGCGCAGTACGGCCCCCAACAGGTGTTGGACGTGCACGGGGAGGTCCAGGCAACCATGTTCCCATCGTATCACGACTTCACTCAGAATTTATAA
- the LOC116434049 gene encoding zinc finger X-chromosomal protein-like, translating to MASPETPLKCPQCGRTYKMKRNLNTHMRFECGGQRNFTCHICPAKYTQNIGLRRHLLQKHNTYLPPKFSVPKQSAAARGSRNGYFRNTEAFTCHQCGRSYQMRHNLVKHLRFECGGHKHFACSLCPARYTQNGKLRQHMLNAHNIFKKIPPLKKKEQSFCERYAVTDFSSMKIPLVEAMDVTEDREFQCLTCGKKYSLKHNLTRHIRYECGGQRRFSCVLCPKKYTQNTTLQKHLIRYHNILVPQRRYIPRFRTHHDPLSNVEN from the exons ATGGCGTCGCCGGAGACGCCGCTGAAGTGTCCTCAGTGCGGCCGCACGTACAAGATGAAGCGGAACCTGAACACTCACATGAGGTTCGAGTGCGGCGGCCAGAGGAACTTCACGTGTCACATCTGCCCGGCGAAATACACGCAGAATATCGGCCTTCGCCGGCATTTACTCCAGAAACACAATACCTATCTGCCGCCGAAATTCTCCGTCCCCAAAC AGTCAGCCGCTGCCCGAGGCTCGAGGAACGGCTACTTCAGGAACACGGAAGCGTTCACGTGCCACCAGTGCGGCAGGTCGTATCAGATGCGGCACAATCTGGTGAAACACTTGCGATTCGAGTGCGGCGGACACAAGCACTTCGCGTGCAGCTTGTGCCCGGCCAGGTACACGCAAAACGGGAAGCTCAGGCAGCACATGCTGAACGCACACAACATCTTT aaaaaaataccTCCCCTTAAGAAGAAAGAGCAGA GTTTCTGCGAGAGGTATGCGGTGACCGATTTCTCTTCCATGAAGATCCCGCTGGTAGAGGCAATGGACGTCACTGAAGATAGGGAGTTTCAATGCTTGACGTGCGGTAAAAAGTACTCGCTGAAGCACAACCTGACGAGGCACATCCGATACGAGTGCGGCGGCCAGCGAAGGTTCTCCTGCGTCCTCTGCCCGAAGAAGTACACGCAGAACACGACGCTTCAGAAACACCTGATTCGATACCACAACATCTTGGTGCCTCAGAGAAGATACATCCCGCGGTTTAGAACACACCACGATCCTCTATCGAATGTCGAGAACTAA
- the LOC116434050 gene encoding zinc finger protein lsy-27-like, with product MMLFQGSLAWIPETDKPYMCSSCGKGYTHIFTLNRHRRTVCGKIRNTSGKWKCPRCTRSYVTEGNLVRHVRFECGVRRKFCCIFCNRKFTQRCSLIRHLRNFHNGSFDGNGGPVMPQQYQPMPIDPRHMKMKSPDDTAI from the coding sequence ATGATGTTGTTTCAAGGCTCGCTGGCCTGGATCCCAGAGACCGACAAGCCGTACATGTGCTCCAGCTGCGGGAAAGGGTACACCCACATCTTCACCTTGAACCGCCATCGTCGCACCGTCTGCGGGAAGATCCGGAACACCAGCGGCAAATGGAAGTGTCCACGTTGCACCCGGTCCTACGTGACCGAGGGCAACCTTGTGCGCCACGTCAGATTCGAGTGCGGCGTCCGACGGAAGTTCTGCTGTATCTTTTGCAACCGGAAGTTCACGCAACGCTGCAGCTTGATCCGACATCTGCGGAACTTCCACAACGGGAGCTTCGACGGCAATGGTGGCCCCGTGATGCCGCAGCAATACCAGCCGATGCCGATCGACCCACGCCACATGAAGATGAAGAGCCCCGACGACACCGCAATATGA
- the LOC116434041 gene encoding uncharacterized protein LOC116434041, protein MLLRRTMLDFVVIEFRSILPASVWNVPGYVDSYSNPVDGLTIHPELDKFKITGGQAPSIATGYSIVHKRHMCGFCKKVFPLKNLLRRHVQFGCKMNPRNSQFACSFCPYKSTYKANMERHVRNVHETGVLKFRCDLCNFRSNYSFCVRRHMKTFHCAPDANEAKQ, encoded by the exons ATGTTGCTCCGAAGAACAATGCTCGATTTCGTGGTGATAGAATTCCGATCGATACTCCCGGCGA GTGTGTGGAATGTACCCGGCTACGTGGACAGCTACAGTAACCCGGTGGACGGGCTCACAATCCACCCGGAACTGGACAAGTTCAAGATCACCGGCGGCCAGGCTCCGTCGATCGCCACCGGTTACTCGATCGTCCACAAACGCCACATGTGCGGCTTCTGCAAGAAGGTGTTCCCACTGAAGAATCTGCTCAGGAGGCACGTGCAATTCGGCTGCAAGATGAACCCAAGGAACTCGCAATTCGCCTGCTCGTTCTGCCCGTACAAGAGCACCTACAAGGCGAACATGGAGAGGCACGTCAGAAACGTTCACGAGACCGGCGTGCTCAAGTTCCGATGCGACTTGTGCAACTTTCGCAGCAATTACTCGTTTTGCGTGCGCAGGCACATGAAGACGTTCCATTGCGCGCCCGATGCGAACGAGGCGAAACAGTAG